A stretch of Scheffersomyces stipitis CBS 6054 chromosome 2, complete sequence DNA encodes these proteins:
- the EPT1 gene encoding alcohol phosphatidyl transferase (go_process phospholipid biosynthesis), giving the protein MGIFIPINKLENLKLYKYSSEDHSIISRYILKRWWNYFVQIIPLNVAPNLVTLSGLFFVLANLACVFYYDPYLNTTSPKWCYFFYAFGLFMYQTLDGCDGCHARRTGQSGPLGELFDHSIDAINTTLGALVFASVLKMGYGGLLMLSQFASVCNFYTSTWEEYHTHTLYLSEFSGPVEGILMIIVVFVVTGIFGPDIWNVKLFDLNLSSLGYDKYEVSSSIFYVIIGLSSLYFNIISAMKNVNKYYEKHNPDPEVAKKKSDESYKGLIPFFSYYGYVILFIWFYPEVITVHGFPLVISIGCTVAFCVGRIILAHLTLQDFPFVQVPMYVPLLQLAVTKILITLYGYDYDDTLLAVSWLGMGVTLGIHGVFIADIIYEITTYLDIYALSIKHKRA; this is encoded by the coding sequence atgGGGATCTTCATTCcaatcaacaagttggaaaacttgaaattgtacaaGTATTCCTCAGAAGACCACTCGATCATCTCTAGGtacatcttgaagagatgGTGGAACTACTTTGTTCAGATTATCCCACTTAACGTGGCGCCCAATCTTGTGACTTTGTCTGGGTTGTTCTTTGTCTTAGCTAACTTAGCCTGTGTGTTCTATTACGATCCATACTTGAACACAACTTCGCCAAAATGGTGCTATTTCTTCTACGCTTTTGGCTTGTTCATGTACCAGACCTTAGATGGGTGTGATGGATGTCATGCTAGAAGAACTGGCCAGAGTGGACCCTTGGGTGAACTCTTTGACCATTCCATCGATGCGATCAACACCACATTGGGTGCCCTTGTCTTTGCTTCTGTTTTGAAGATGGGCTATGGTGgcttgttgatgttgtcgCAATTTGCTTCGGTGTGTAATTTCTACACTTCCACCTGGGAGGAATACCACACCCACACCTTGTATCTTTCTGAGTTCAGTGGCCCTGTAGAAGGCATCTTGATGATTATTGTAGTCTTTGTTGTGACCGGGATCTTTGGCCCTGACATCTGGAACGTGAAGTTGTtcgacttgaacttgtcgtCGTTGGGCTACGACAAGTATGAAGTCAGTAGCTCAATCTTCTACGTCATCATTGGTTTGTCCTCGTTGTATTTCAACATTATTTCTGCCATGAAAAATGTCAACAAGTACTACGAAAAGCATAATCCAGACCCTGAAGtggcaaagaagaagtctgATGAGTCCTACAAGGGTTTaattcctttcttttcttACTACGGTTATGTCATCTTATTCATCTGGTTCTACCCAGAAGTCATCACGGTACACGGTTTCCCATTGGTTATCTCCATTGGCTGTACAGTAGCCTTCTGTGTGGGTAGAATCATCTTAGCTCACTTGACCTTGCAGGATTTCCCATTTGTTCAAGTGCCAATGTATGTTCcacttttgcaattggccGTCACCAAAATTTTGATTACCCTCTATGGCTATGACTACGATGACACATTGCTAGCTGTCAGTTGGCTCGGTATGGGTGTCACATTGGGTATCCACGGTGTTTTTATTGCCGATATCATCTACGAAATCACCACCTACTTGGACATCTACGCTTTGTCTATCAAACACAAGAGAGCTTAG
- the FAR11 gene encoding Factor arrest protein 11 (conserved hypothetical protein), which produces MQDELISIDKLEDQIIDHPDASTKKELHDSLDETFQKKLNARAEQIRTNQTFDKKRRDGGPIQSGSYQETSGSVNFQFLVTKSHLKYEYKDYGSIQQELSEWFTYNDLSTFGGVDALHQLFESNRNQKETDNNVLDETELIKKCVSTLKKYNIQEGNPSLTTALKILLYFSFGQYGDKVDSEEQLHSIVENNKYLVSIEAYLPLTELINKLIQHQIDVDSKRANTGLTAPVESDYFIALTLLYFMICTMLSLPVETPAVLSFKSTLGRQDLLTSITKFIENWKWKPANSYRIRYLIMMSWKLILFEMGDTSQLKKCDDFLVEYHDIKNKKGKDLPSTKLTCSPLDYFAFREDLLDKYPLYNDPNSKVFDFSEFHKHFDNDDEDSASISSKLSGQSSLDERYKYFMAINSFSNSLSNLVESPKTNRSHTVFSQLPAQTVHIATPVPSPKLMTSDYMSGGEKIRRSYQVNQAMPFIYPNASDMTPCTSSDGVEVPYAIKEANEILKDSVYESYSIKRLWDERQRFMKQERGYVNEYGDEAPDELQEENYDNIDYGFKSRSRSEIRSIRRVEDFYSKNIVRLHTFIQVLVETIKSNRMDYNLNFAEWELNPETSYFNKSNTTTSENGKNAKTRIEYVLMSQLEVINIKEITLKASTSIIILLLKWFKISHVLKYYYLSSILFDQQFFTITLDYLGNGFNNSNLQSMATADKMEDLTDYEILVNQNKLMNPQIKIPKFEFFNNCIKSFPTEYHYELINRDMTMNLPETVDENSVNHIYITKCNENFAFILSNILKIINKILIKNVTHRIFTFNELKPSELYKMILINYDNESLSKPILKTLKKLIPYQGRKWKSINMDLISQIYLNLKLSVKDNWLSGKDLESDFNNSYDQEIALRGLLQFYNIRKYPKQMNLIGYQINKDLDIPVFNLNEDEEIF; this is translated from the coding sequence ATGCAAGATGAATTGATTCTGATAGACAAGCTCGAAGATCAGATCATCGATCATCCGGATGCATCTACGAAAAAGGAGTTGCACGACTCTTTGGACGAGACGTTCcagaaaaagttgaatgCCCGTGCCGAACAGATCAGAACAAACCAGACCTTTGACAAGAAGAGACGTGACGGAGGGCCGATCCAACTGGGATCCTATCAAGAAACATCTGGTTCAgtcaattttcaatttttggTGACGAAATCACATCTCAAATATGAATATAAAGACTACGGTCTGATTCAACAAGAGCTCAGCGAATGGTTCACATATAATGATCTCCTGACCTTTGGAGGAGTCGATGCGCTTCATCAGTTGTTCGAGAGTAATAGGAACCAAAAGGAAACTGACAATAATGTTTTGGATGAAAcagaattgatcaagaaaTGCGTTTCTACACTCAAAAAGTATAATATACAAGAGGGTAACCCATCATTGACTACAgcattgaagatattgcTTTATTTCTCGTTTGGACAGTATGGTGATAAAGTGGATTCGGAAGAGCAGCTTCATCTGATTgtagaaaacaacaaataTCTTGTCTCTATTGAAGCTTATTTACCATTGACTGAACTCATAAATAAACTCATTCAACATCAGATAGATGTGGACTCCAAGAGAGCCAACACTGGATTGACCGCTCCAGTTGAAAGCGACTACTTTATTGCCTTAACTTTATTATACTTTATGATCTGTACGATGTTATCGTTACCAGTAGAGACTCCTGCTGTACTTCTGTTCAAAAGTACTCTCGGACGCCAGGATTTGCTTACGTCTATCACAAAGTTcattgaaaattggaagTGGAAGCCAGCCAACTCCTACAGAATTAGATATTTGATCATGATGTCATGGAAGCTCATCCTTTTTGAGATGGGTGACACGAGCCAGTTGAAAAAATGTGATGATTTCTTGGTCGAGTATCACGACATTAAGAACAAAAAAGGGAAGGATTTGCCATCTACTAAATTGACCTGTTCTCCTTTGGATTACTTTGCTTTCAGAGAAGATTTGTTGGATAAGTATCCTTTATACAATGACCCCAATCTGAAAGTCTTTGATTTCAGCGAGTTCCATAAGCATTTTGATaatgatgacgaagacagTGCTAGCATTTCAAGCAAATTAAGTGGCCAGCTGTCCTTGGATGAAAGATATAAGTATTTTATGGCTATCAATTCGTTCTCGAATTCACTTTCTAACTTGGTAGAGAGCCCAAAGACAAACAGATCTCACACAGTGTTTAGTCAATTGCCAGCTCAAACTGTACACATCGCTACACCCGTACCTTCGCCCAAATTGATGACGTCTGACTACATGTCAGGAGGGGAAAAGATTAGACGTTCATATCAAGTCAACCAAGCAATGCCATTTATATATCCCAACGCGTCTGATATGACCCCGTGTACATCTTCAGATGGTGTAGAAGTCCCTTATGCTATTaaagaagcaaatgaaatcttgaaagattCGGTATATGAAAGCTACTCCATCAAGAGACTCTGGGATGAGAGACAACGTTTCATGAAACAAGAGAGAGGTTACGTCAACGAATATGGCGACGAAGCACCAGATGAattacaagaagaaaactaTGACAATATCGATTATGGATTTAAGTCTAGGTCTAGATCAGAAATAAGGTCCAtcagaagagttgaagactTCTATTCCAAAAATATTGTCAGGCTCCACACTTTCATTCAGGTTTTGGTCGAAACTATCAAGAGCAACAGAATGGACTACAACTTAAACTTTGCCGAATGGGAACTTAACCCAGAAACCTCGTATTTCAATAAGTCTAATACTACCACTTCTGAGAATGGCAAAAATGCCAAAACGAGAATCGAATACGTGTTAATGCTGCAGTTGGAAGTGATCAATATTAAGGAAATTACATTGAAAGCCAGCACCAGTATTATtatcttgttgttgaaatgGTTCAAGATCAGTCACGTCTTGAAGTATTACTATCTATCATCAATTTTATTCGATCAGCAATTCTTCACAATTACCCTTGACTACTTAGGTAACGggttcaacaattctaaTTTACAAAGTATGGCAACAGCCGATAAAATGGAAGATTTGACCGACTACGAAATCCTAGTCAATCAGAACAAACTTATGAATCCACAAATCAAAATACCCAAAtttgagttcttcaataattgCATCAAAAGCTTCCCCACCGAATACCATTatgagttgatcaacagGGACATGACCATGAACCTTCCTGAAACTGTAGATGAAAACAGCGTCAACCATATTTATATCACGAAATGTAACGAAAACTTTGCATTCATTCTCTCCAACATTCTCAAAATCATAAACAAGATCCTAATCAAAAATGTGACCCACAGaatcttcactttcaacGAACTTAAACCCTCCGAGCTATACAAGATGATCCTTATTAACTACGATAATGAGTCATTGAGTAAGccaatattgaaaacaCTAAAAAAGTTGATTCCATACCAGGGCCGGAAGTGGAAGTCCATCAATATGGACTTGATCAGTCAAATATATCTCAACCTCAAGCTTTCGGTCAAGGACAACTGGTTGAGTGGAAAGGATCTTGAAAGCGATTTTAATAATTCATATGACCAAGAAATTGCTCTTCGGGGTCTCTTGCAATTCTACAACATCCGAAAATACCCAAAGCAGATGAACTTAATCGGGTACCAGATCAATAAGGATTTAGATATTCCAGTGTTCAATCTcaatgaagacgaagagaTATTCTAA
- a CDS encoding predicted protein, with the protein MDEVVDLSILPTEVVQCIINVLDEATQEKLARFNSPYRVYTVSLLYQHIYIGNVANLPSKNFRGFTVESFHYFYEQFPNISVTDLYLDQSSLLRVLDEIPQALDIVKNITTVFAQEYVHYVMFQNNTYLEGHMVKSLTADNYKLQPHLTVLPSNLKQLKIDHPWYWLPQVPDGLEVLEIVCPGPNSSLVKLPLPASLTELTFQFTNSTSKGLDLTNLVKLEKLEYRNDIESISEFKFPTSLKTLKVDGDISDPTGLELLTHLDSLEFYWDQLYAPFESKFLPPTLKNLKVICGGEWKLTNKLDTLDITTDRFSYANAKAVTINYMLRERSEKDLSAATNITNLCINSDLLTSPTDITYPSNLTSLSFVQTGNLHNLKGLDNLLNLRSVEFIGAFSPIIIKEILRGRCFPPDLTSLTLKLKLGNQLAWLSDIMFNPSWYYLDNEKNHSTPLVLEKRFVFPRKLEFLKIQSSFITAVGNLSLPDTLKELELEIDGYRRLGELKLPPNLRSLQLPNIIPKSDFVNYKLPENLSSLCVCDDTYKVTRKNYEEIEWLEVYPPKAKDTEVFGRGK; encoded by the coding sequence ATGGACGAGGTTGTTGATTTGCTGATTCTTCCCACCGAGGTGGTTCAGTGCATTATCAACGTTTTGGACGAAGCAACCCAGGAGAAGTTGGCCAGGTTCAACTCGCCCTACAGAGTTTACACTGTTAGCTTGCTCTATCaacatatatatataggCAATGTAGCAAACTTGCCCAGCAAGAATTTCCGAGGATTCACAGTAGAATCGTTCCACTACTTCTATGAACAATTCCCTAATATTCTGGTGACAGACTTGtatcttgatcaactgAGTTTACTTCGTGTTTTAGATGAGATTCCGCAAGCTCTCGATATCGTCAAAAACATTACTACTGTATTTGCCCAAGAATACGTCCACTATGTCATGTTTCAGAACAATACCTATTTGGAGGGTCATATGGTCAAGTCTTTGACGGCAGACAATTACAAATTGCAGCCGCATTTGACAGTTCTACCCTCAAATCtcaaacaattgaagatagATCACCCTTGGTATTGGCTCCCACAAGTTCCAGATGGCTTGGAAGTCCTCGAGATTGTCTGTCCAGGACCCAACAGTAGCCTCGTTAAATTGCCTCTTCCAGCTTCGCTTACAGAGTTGACTTTCCAGTTCACAAACTCAACTTCCAAGGGTCTCGACCTTACAAATTTGGTGAAGCTAGAGAAGCTCGAGTATCGTAATGATATCGAGTCCATTTCAGAATTCAAGTTTCCAACAAGCTTGAAAACGCTCAAGGTGGACGGGGATATAAGTGATCCAACTGGTTTGGAACTACTTACACATTTAGATAGTTTAGAATTCTATTGGGATCAGCTCTACGCTCCTTTCGAAAGTAAATTCTTGCCGCCTACCTtaaagaacttgaaagtCATCTGTGGAGGTGAATGGAAACTTACTAACAAGCTAGACACGCTTGACATTACAACGGATAGGTTTTCGTATGCCAATGCCAAGGCAGTGACCATAAACTATATGCTTCGTGAGAGATCTGAAAAGGACTTATCAGCAGCAACAAATATCACAAACTTGTGTATAAATTCAGATCTCTTAACCTCTCCTACTGATATCACGTATCCTTCCAATTTGACCTCATTGTCATTCGTGCAAACAGGCAATCTACATAATCTAAAAGGACTTGATAACTTGCTCAACCTAAGGTCGGTAGAGTTCATCGGGGCATTTCTGCCGATTATCATTAAGGAAATATTAAGGGGGCGTTGCTTTCCTCCAGATTTAACTAGCTTAACGCTTAAACTCAAGCTCGGAAACCAATTGGCTTGGCTCCTGGATATTATGTTCAATCCGTCATGGTATTATCTCGATAACGAAAAGAACCACTCGACTCcacttgttcttgaaaagagattTGTATTTCCTCGCAAGTTGGAGTTCTTAAAGATTCAGAGTTCCTTTATTACAGCAGTTGGCAATTTGTCTCTTCCGGATACTctcaaggaattggaattggaaatagATGGTTATCGCAGGCTAGGCGAGTTGAAATTGCCTCCAAACTTACGtctgcttcaacttccaAATATAATTCCAAAGTCTGATTTCGTCAACTACAAGTTACCTGAGAACTTGTCGCTGCTCTGTGTCTGCGACGATACATACAAAGTTACAAGAAAAAATTATGAGGAGATAGAATGGTTGGAGGTATATCCACCAAAAGCTAAAGATACTGAAGTATTCGGACGAGGTAAATAG
- a CDS encoding predicted protein, with protein MSVSDFDQIVRLRAKITTLLDQSITGYVHSFSSSNQVIALRIDHKGKKSSTGDTYRIINTAFIKSIQILPPFPKKAEDLETHLQECIANFKPNQDLLANKENEPSHHSRASPIAIKLYEKFVKLYGPENIQWSGSDNIVIFKEIKLSKPYTLGKSGNIHKLKDNCKHLDEVQRVLKQFWLEVDNEKRGG; from the exons ATGTCAGTCAGTGATTTCGACCAGATTGTCAGGTTACGAGCCAAGATAACTACACTCCTTGACCAATCGATCACGGGCTACGTAcattccttttcttcttccaaccAAGTAATAGCTTTGCGAATCGATCACAAGGGGAAAAAGTCTTCTACCGGAGACACCTATAGAATCATCAACACTGCATTTATAAAATCCATTCAGATCTTGCCTCCATTCCCTAAAAAGGCAG AAGACCTTGAAACCCACTTACAGGAATGCATTGCTAACTTCAAACCCAACCAAGACTTGCTTGCTAACAAGGAGAATGAACCATCTCATCACTCGCGTGCTTCTCCTATAGCTATCAAGTTGTATGAGAAGTTTGTCAAACTCTATGGCCCTGAAAACATCCAATGGTCTGGATCCGATAACATCGtcattttcaaagaaatcaagttaTCTAAACCATACACTTTGGGAAAGTCAGGTAACATCCACAAACTCAAAGATAACTGTAAGCATCTTGACGAAGTCCAGAGAGTGTTGAAGCAGTTCTGGTTGGAAGTCGACAACGAAAAACGTGGTGGTTAA
- the TEP1 gene encoding protein tyrosine phosphatase, producing MKSLLRSVVAAPKQSHYDSRLNMYLDLSYINSQLIVSSGPVTGYLKSFYRYPVSDLLLFLNENHSNHWHIWNFRGEEPGYEDIDVLNRVSHFPFPDHQAPTLDIIVNSVYDIDQFLQTSPQNVAVLHCKAGKGRSGSICCAYIMYDLARMGRSFEVDEIIADFTERRMKQFAGEGISIVSQRRYLGYWYKYLQADETLRNHYKESRQTEPFLDRVRIRNGPIESQVFKMAPFLETYEKVDRETTTVVTKGRDMTLIPIKNASLGLDTRDLRLNINGWCYSWFDIQFETKVENISNGVIKMKWNELDGFKGTRQRGVKLFDQIEIYWRFS from the exons ATGAAATCTCTACTTCGTTCGGTGGTGGCCGCACCGAAGCAGTCTCATTATGATAGTAGACTCAATATGTATCTAGACTTATCATATATAAATTCACAACTTATCGTAAGTTCTGGACCAGTGACTGGGTACCTCAAGTCCTTCTATCGGTATCCTGTTCTGGACTTGTTGCTATTCCTCAATGAGAACCATTCGAACCACTGGCACATTTGGAATTTCAGAGGTGAAGAACCTGGATACGAAGATATTGACGTCTTGAATAGAGTTAGCCATTTCCCTTTTCCTGACCACCAGGCACCTACTCTAGATATAATCGTAAATAGCGTTTACGATATAGACCAATTTTTGCAAACTTCGCCACAAAATGTGGCGGTACTTCATTGCAAGGCAGGTAAGGGAAGATCAGGATCGATCTGCTGTGCTTACATTATGTACGATCTCGCCAGAATGGGGCGGTCGTTCGAAGTTGATGAGATCATTGCAGATTTCACAGAAAGGAGAATGAAACAATTTGCAGGTGAAGGCATTTCCATTGTTTCTCAACGTAGATATCTTGGTTATTGGTACAAATATCTACAGGCAGATGAAACTCTCAGAAATCATTACAAAGAGCTGCGGCAGACAGAGCCGTTCTTAGACAGAGTACGCATCAGAAATGGACCTATTGAGTCACAAGTGTTCAAAATGGCACCATTCCTTGAAACTTATGAGAAAGTAGACCGAG AAACGACTACTGTCGTAACTAAAGGTAGAGATATGACTCTTATTCCCATTAAGAATGCTAGTTTGGGCTTAGATACAAGAGATCTACGGTTGAATATAAATGGTTGGTGTTACTCTTGGTTTGACATTCAGTTTGAGACAAAAGTAGAAAATATATCAAATGGGGTTATCAAGATGAAGTGGAACGAATTGGATGGGTTCAAGGGCACAAGACAGAGAGGAGTCAAACTTTTTGACCAGATCGAGATCTACTGGCGGTTTTCATAG
- the TOM70 gene encoding mitochondrial outer membrane specialized import receptor: MSDASSFLARNRNAIVVASLAAAAATGAYLYYRETQATSTGSTADSETSAAKAEKKTVSTEPKDAIYPVTSEGLPDINEETIANLSDKEKEEWALALKEDGNNEFKAKKYTEAIAFYTAALLLKKDPIFYSNRSACYSALNDHVNVIKDTTEAIKLKPDYTKCVLRRATSYECIENYADAMFDLTALTIYGGFSNKSIEQVLERVLKKQSMKIVDSKPKELRLPSAATIGSFFGAFLKETEPEGISEESTGADAFLYQALKNINSNTPQAYEDADTLINQAVEAYNVEELSKDSEEAAKASIALEYLAAFQFLKNDPASAASHLEKAIALKPRPRSYIFRALINADKSSYTESLSDFAKAEEMDPNCPDIFYHLGQLFYLTGDLSKAQANFEKAKELNPDNVFAYIQLACITYKNGSIEAANEKFTEAKLKFATSPEVPNYYGEILADKGDIQGACKQFDIAARLQESLPNFSVGALPLINKASIISRESFERIDEAGELLNKACELDPKSELARITLAQIKLQKDEVEDAIVLFEESSDLARSYEEKVQATSFAEATKVQKRIKQDPILTAKISELMAQNGVLQ, encoded by the exons ATGTCCGACGCCTCGAGCTTTCTCgccagaaacagaaacgCCATTGTTGTGGCCTCGTTGGCGGCAGCAGCTGCTACAGGTGCCTACTTGTACTACAGGGAGACCCAGGCTACCTCTACCGGCTCCACTGCCGATTCCG AAACTTCGGCTGCTaaagctgaaaagaagactGTTTCGACTGAACCAAAGGATGCCATTTACCCTGTAACTCTGGAAGGATTACCCGATATTAATGAAGAGACCATTGCCAACTTGTCTGACAAGGAGAAGGAAGAATGGGCTTTGGCCTTGAAGGAGGACGGAAACAACGAATTCAAAGCCAAAAAATACACCGAGGCCATTGCCTTCTATACAGCTgccttgttgttgaagaaggacCCTATTTTCTACTCCAACAGACTGGCCTGCTACTCGGCCCTCAACGATCACGTCAACGTCATTAAAGACACCACCGAGGCCATCAAATTGAAGCCAGACTACACCAAGTGTGTCTTGCGTCGTGCCACCTCTTACGAATGTATTGAAAACTACGCAGATGCCATGTTTGACTTGACCGCTTTAACGATCTACGGTGGATTCTCAAACAAGTCTATCGAACAAGTCTTGGAAAGAgtattgaagaagcagtCGATGAAGATTGTGGATTCCAAGCCTAAGGAATTGAGATTGCCATCTGCTGCCACCATCGGCTCGTTCTTTGGAgctttcttgaaagaaactGAACCAGAAGGCATCTCTGAAGAGTCTACAGGCGCTGATGCCTTCCTCTACCAGGCACTCAAAAATATAAACTCCAATACCCCACAAGCCTACGAGGATGCTGATACTTTGATCAACCAAGCTGTAGAAGCCTacaatgttgaagaattgagcAAGGACTCGGAAGAAGCTGCTAAGGCTTCGATTGCCTTGGAGTACTTGGCTGCAttccagttcttgaagaacgaTCCTGCCTCTGCTGCCTCTCATTTGGAAAAAGCCATCGCCTTGAAACCAAGACCTAGATCGTATATTTTCAGAGCTTTGATCAACGCCGACAAGTCGTCTTATACCGAATCCCTTAGTGACTTTGCTAAGGCTGAAGAGATGGACCCTAATTGTCCAGATATCTTCTACCACTTGGGTCAATTGTTTTACCTTACTGGAGACTTATCCAAAGCCCAGGCTAACTTCGAAAAGGCTAAAGAGTTGAACCCAGACAATGTGTTTGCCTATATTCAACTCGCTTGCATAACCTACAAGAATGGATCCATTGAAGCAGCTAACGAAAAGTTCACTGAAgcaaagttgaagtttgctACCTCTCCAGAAGTGCCAAACTACTATGGTGAAATTTTAGCTGATAAAGGTGACATCCAAGGTGCTTGTAAGCAGTTCGATATTGCTGCCAGATTACAAGAAAGCTTGCCAAACTTCTCTGTTGGAGCCTTACCTTTGATCAACAAAGCCTCCATCATTTCCAGAGAAAGCTTTGAGAGAATCGACGAAGCAggtgaattgttgaacaaagcCTGTGAATTGGATCCAAAATCTGAATTAGCCAGAATCACCTTGGCGCAGATCAAATTGCAGAAGGATGAAGTGGAAGACGCCATCGTGTTATTTGAAGAGTCGTCTGACTTGGCCAGAAGCTACGAAGAAAAAGTCCAGGCCACCTCGTTTGCCGAAGCCACCAAGGTGCAAAAGAGAATTAAACAGGACCCCATTTTGACTGCCAAGATCTCCGAGCTCATGGCACAAAACggagttcttcaataa